In a single window of the Solea senegalensis isolate Sse05_10M linkage group LG1, IFAPA_SoseM_1, whole genome shotgun sequence genome:
- the LOC122775506 gene encoding gap junction delta-4 protein-like, translating into MMRTTDLLFITISHSVSFMGKTWWMLMPLLRLLVVFLAGFTLFSDEQERFICNTIQPGCSNVCFDVFAPMSVLRLWFFHLILLCLPHAMFATYVMHKQLAYPRFGALHCDRSQGGSLDNSSSSRELSLHKAPLHDFPREWGAPRFHCAYTFALTLRILLETVFGAAQFYLFGLSVPKSFLCYEAPCTSGVECYISRPTEKTLMLHFMLGVALLSILLSLLDLVSTMKAMVRWRRKREMLVDEMSKGEQSSVFTAMTVAEDSDVLSTSRISPGRSSVDAVKDEKPNQLIKENGGPTRKISSSTNERIQEKKEAKADVPRSPTPMSNPVPAHFVLHSQLRPPLSPRPDRGPPLNSRTPTPIGVGQPGLSSPVKTNSSQHSDCSDSQDKRAWV; encoded by the exons ATGATGAGAACAACAGATTTACTCTTCATCACCATCAGTCATAGTGTCTCATTCATGG GTAAAACCTGGTGGATGCTGATGCCACTGTTGCGTCTGCTGGTGGTGTTTCTGGCTGGCTTCACCCTCTTCAGTGATGAGCAGGAGAGATTTATCTGTAACACCATCCAGCCAGGTTGCTCTAACGTCTGTTTTGACGTGTTCGCTCCCATGTCCGTGCTGCGTCTCTGGTTCTTCCACCTCATTCTTCTCTGTCTTCCACATGCCATGTTTGCCACTTATGTCATGCACAAGCAGCTGGCATACCCACGCTTTGGAGCGCTCCACTGCGACAGGAGTCAAGGAGGTTCGCTGGATAACTCGAGCTCCTCGAGAGAACTGTCCTTGCACAAGGCTCCACTTCATGACTTCCCACGCGAATGGGGAGCTCCTCGCTTCCACTGTGCCTACACCTTTGCTCTAACACTACGAATCCTTCTAGAAACTGTTTTCGGCGCAGcccaattttatttgtttggtttgtccGTTCCAAAGAGTTTCCTCTGTTACGAAGCTCCCTGCACTTCAGGGGTGGAATGCTACATCTCGAGACCGACTGAGAAGACCTTAATGCTCCACTTCATGCTGGGCGTGGCCTTGCTGTCCATCCTGCTGAGTCTCTTAGACCTGGTGAGCACCATGAAGGCCatggtgagatggaggaggaagcgGGAGATGCTGGTGGACGAGATGAGCAAAGGCGAACAAAGCAGCGTGTTTACGGCGATGACTGTAGCTGAAGACAGTGATGTCCTGTCCACAAGTAGAATCAGTCCAGGTAGGAGCTCAGTAGACGCAGTCAAAGATGAAAAACCAAACCAgctgataaaagaaaatggtgGACCCACCCGTAAAATTAGTTCATCTACCAACGAGAGGATCCAAGAGAAGAAAGAAGCCAAAGCAGACGTGCCTCGTTCACCAACTCCCATGAGCAATCCAGTGCCAGctcactttgtcctccacagcCAGCTCAGACCTCCACTGTCCCCGCGTCCAGACAGAGGACCACCACTCAACTCCAGGACACCAACACCCATTGGTGTCGGACAGCCGGGCCTGAGCAGCCCAGTGAAAACAAACTCCAGCCAACATTCGGACTGCAGCGATTCTCAGGACAAGAGGGCGTGGGTGTAG
- the LOC122782405 gene encoding frizzled-8-like — protein MERSIPGWCALLPLLLLLPLLRCAAAKELQCQEISVPLCKGIGYNHTYMPNQFNHDTQDEAGLEVHQFWPLVEIKCSPDLRFFLCSMYTPICLEDYKKPLPPCRSVCERAKAGCAPLMRQYGFPWPDRMRCDLLPEQGDQDTLCMDYNRSQTTTASPVVVKPTNRPLKPFNPRKKSGYARGGVPGIHKPASSQPQCEPGCFCRAPMVPVTGDNHPLHNRVKTGQILNCAMPCHNPYFTQEERTFTAFWIGLWSILCFISTFATVATFLIDMERFKYPERPIIFLSACYMFVSVGYIVRLIAGHEEVACNRENGAEHIHYETTGPALCTIVFLLIYFFGMASSIWWVILSLTWFLAAGMKWGNEAIASYAQYFHLAAWLIPSMKSIAVLALSSVDGDSVAGICYVGNQNLDNLRGFVLAPLVIYLFIGTMFLLAGFVSLFRIRSVIKQGGTKTDKLERLMIRIGVFTVLYTVPATVIVACYFYEQHNQQTWEITHSCTCSSSGGGSADPDRLKPDYAVFMLKYFMCLLVGITSGAWIWSGKTVESWRTFCTRCCWGSKASAGSMYSDVSTGLTWRSGTASSVSCPKQMPLSRV, from the coding sequence GAGCGGAGCATCCCGGGCTGGTGCGCTCtgctcccgctgctgctgctgctgccgctgctgcgcTGCGCCGCCGCAAAGGAGCTGCAGTGCCAGGAGATCTCGGTGCCTCTGTGCAAAGGCATCGGCTACAACCACACGTACATGCCCAACCAGTTCAACCACGACACGCAGGACGAGGCCGGGCTGGAGGTGCACCAGTTCTGGCCGCTGGTGGAGATCAAGTGCTCCCCGGACCTGCGCTTCTTCCTGTGCAGCATGTACACACCGATCTGCCTGGAGGATTACAAGAAGCCGCTGCCGCCGTGCAGGAGCGTGTGCGAGCGCGCCAAAGCGGGCTGCGCGCCGCTCATGCGCCAGTACGGCTTCCCGTGGCCGGACCGCATGAGGTGCGACCTGTTGCCCGAGCAGGGCGACCAGGACACGCTTTGCATGGACTATAACCGCAGCCAGACCACGACCGCGTCTCCTGTGGTGGTGAAACCTACGAACCGCCCACTGAAGCCGTTCAACCCGCGGAAGAAGAGCGGCTACGCGCGCGGCGGCGTCCCGGGCATACACAAGCCGGCGTCCTCTCAGCCTCAGTGCGAGCCCGGGTGCTTCTGCCGCGCGCCCATGGTGCCGGTGACCGGCGACAACCACCCGCTGCACAACCGCGTCAAAACGGGCCAGATCCTGAACTGTGCCATGCCGTGCCACAACCCGTACTTCACCCAGGAGGAGCGCACGTTCACCGCCTTCTGGATCGGACTCTGGTCCATCCTCTGCTTCATCTCCACGTTCGCGACCGTGGCGACTTTCCTCATCGACATGGAAAGGTTCAAGTACCCGGAGCGGCCCATCATCTTCCTCTCCGCCTGCTACATGTTCGTGTCCGTGGGCTACATTGTCCGCTTGATCGCGGGACACGAAGAGGTCGCGTGTAACCGGGAGAACGGCGCGGAGCACATCCACTACGAGACCACGGGTCCCGCGCTCTGCACCATCGTCTTCCTGCTCATCTACTTCTTCGGCATGGCCAGCTCCATCTGGTGGGTGATCCTGTCGCTCACCTGGTTCCTGGCCGCGGGGATGAAGTGGGGGAACGAGGCCATCGCCAGTTACGCGCAGTATTTCCACCTGGCCGCGTGGCTCATCCCCAGCATGAAGTCTATAGCGGTGCTGGCTCTCAGTTCCGTGGACGGGGACTCCGTGGCTGGGATCTGCTACGTGGGGAACCAGAATCTGGACAACCTGCGTGGGTTCGTGCTGGCGCCGCTGGTGATCTACCTGTTCATCGGGACCATGTTCCTGCTCGCCGGGTTCGTTTCTCTCTTCAGGATCAGGAGTGTCATCAAACAAGGAGGCACTAAGACCGACAAACTGGAGCGGCTCATGATCCGGATTGGGGTTTTCACGGTGCTGTACACGGTGCCGGCCACGGTCATCGTGGCGTGTTACTTTTACGAGCAGCACAACCAGCAGACGTGGGAAATTACGCACAGCTGcacgtgcagcagcagcggagggGGCAGCGCGGACCCGGACAGACTGAAACCGGACTACGCCGTGTTCATGCTCAAGTACTTCATGTGTCTGCTGGTGGGGATCACGTCGGGCGCGTGGATCTGGTCCGGGAAGACCGTGGAGTCGTGGAGGACGTTCTGCACGCGCTGCTGCTGGGGCAGCAAAGCGTCCGCGGGCTCCATGTACAGCGACGTGAGCACGGGACTGACGTGGAGGTCCGGCACCGCGAGCTCCGTGTCCTGCCCCAAACAGATGCCTCTGTCGCGGGTTTGA